In Plasmodium chabaudi chabaudi strain AS genome assembly, chromosome: 10, a single genomic region encodes these proteins:
- a CDS encoding chromatin assembly factor 1 P55 subunit, putative: MKKQGNNLNNFNDINNKNEEPQSNYINANVENSKYWQYNTILLYNVIMIYNCEWPSLFVEWMPNVYKRSQDYYSQDLILGTYSTEKNNYILVLEVSLPSEELSQSNFYYDKIGDFRHNSSNDTTNKFKIKKKIYHECEINKISCNPEKNNIIACFSSNGNIHILNLNDYEYDETELKNSIVYNFDYTLKGHSGEGWGLQWDKETNLIASCADDSYLCVWDINSSSISNDNVSVKCDTTTDPSLANTNDNSSKGMIQPVIKFFNNNIPLEDCCWRDQNILTVSDDGQLHIYDIRSKNAVNSIKVTSHTLNAIDVNPHNKNIFATGGTNKEIDLWDIRYTNKSLHRIISQKENIIKLQWDKYQPGILSSSSSDKYIYFFDTNKIGIEQTYEDSQDGPPELIFIHGGHSSNVLDFSLNSSYSMMISSISEDNSLQIWQPSRQAYEDESDSHDDTDVE, translated from the exons atgaaaaaacagGGTAATAACctgaataattttaatgatataaataataaaaatgaagaacCACAATCCAATTACATAAATGCCAATGTAGAAAATTCAAAGTATTGGCAATATAACACAATCTTGCTTTATAATGtaattatgatatataacTGTGAATGGCCGTCCCTCTTTGTTGAATGGATGCCCAACGTGTACAA ACGAAGCCAGGATTATTACTCTCAAGACTTAATACTAGGGACGTATAGCACTGAGAAAAATAACTACATCCTCGTTTTAGAA GTGAGTTTACCAAGCGAAGAGCTATCTCAatccaatttttattacgaCAAGATTGGAGATTTTAGACATAATTCATCTAATGATACAACGAATAAATttaagataaaaaaaaaaatatatcatgaatgtgaaataaataaaataagttgTAATCCcgaaaaaaacaacattATAGCTTGTTTTTCATCCAATggaaatatacatattttaaatttaaatgattatGAATATGATGAAACAGAATTAAAGAATagtattgtatataattttgattataCTTTAAAAGGTCATTCAGGTGAAGGATGGGGATTACAATGGGATAAAGAAACGAATTTGATAGCATCGTGTGCAGATGATTCCTATTTATGTGTATGGGATATAAATTCCAGTAGTATATCCAATGATAATGTTAGTGTAAAATGTGATACAACTACAGACCCATCGCTAGCTAATACCAATGATAATTCTTCTAAAGGTATGATACAACCtgttattaaattttttaataataacattcCATTGGAAGATTGTTGTTGGCGTGATCAAAACATATTAACAGTGTCAGATGATGGGcaattacatatatatgatatacgTAGTAAGAATGCAGTAAATTCAATAAAGGTCACAAGTCATACATTAAATGCAATTGATGTTAATCCACAtaataagaatatatttGCAACAGGTGgaacaaataaagaaattgaTTTATGGGATATTCGTTATACTAATAAATCATTACATCGAATAATTTcccaaaaagaaaatataataaaattacaatGGGATAAGTATCAGCCAGgaattttatcatcatcatctagcgataaatatatttatttttttgatactAATAAGATTGGAATAGAGCAAACTTATGAGGATTCTCAAGATGGTCCACCTGaacttatatttattcatgGTGGTCATTCTTCAAATGTATTAGATTTTTCTCTTAATTCATCTTATTCAAtg ATGATCTCTTCTATTAGTGAGGATAACTCTCTTCAGATTTGGCAGCCATCACGACAAGCCTATGAAGACGAGTCAGATAGCCATGATGATACAGATGttgaataa